A window of Tripterygium wilfordii isolate XIE 37 chromosome 7, ASM1340144v1, whole genome shotgun sequence contains these coding sequences:
- the LOC120002384 gene encoding mediator of RNA polymerase II transcription subunit 12-like, which yields MGFDNECILNIQSLAGEYFCPVCRLLVYPNEALQSQCTHLYCKPCLTYIVSTTRACPYDGYLVTEADSKPLIESNEPLAETIGKIIVRCLYHRSGCTWQGPLSDCTTHCSECAFGNSPVVCNRCAVQIVHRQVQEHAQNCPGVQQPQGGQEVTATSTATVGDQTQIAAQAASQVQITTAQTAGQNVAQPASANSQAQVVAQAAGPTPEQWYQQQYQQYYQSYHGYDPYQQHYQPQNPYQQTPVPQYQQQFQGYVQAQPVSQPQLQPHIQSQSQPQLQAPPHFQAPVATQPQKDLASSQNPTVQSYPQAHPVHSHPQHPPIPQYQQSQLRMQDSQLQSQNQAVPQHPANAIAQQTQVQNHPQPQPQLQPHPQPLPNHPIQAQPQHSIHGVTGYQSYTQHQTFPQMQLGAQQNQLHVGPRAQSQHPAQIPGQFPEQQLVLRPSHSHSTIPDHQPPVVLPPGQVPNALPAQHSGVNPRAHQPGLSVPQRPVMQPIQRPIGQQFVQQQQPFVRPPMGQVQNQMNQQSLYAQQLLPLQPQLCLQGPTFPQQAHVYPQMQQNVVMPTNKLQNLVGKPVVPIHGAQSQPHLQSTAGMQVVPMQIGPTLQSANNPADNDQVQLSSEQQVSSRPAISGKQGDLTFEKSEADQESETDKPANDDIKRDGKVEEKSSPADASSMENPESHATENREPVIKHPVKEEVIRGTEDKKDVSSVDHKKFDHILPGDKKLESQLLDERSGKDKSGAVKQFQYQSAAADEFRGLPSHGVQAEGPFTDQGRNQAPPSHYGPSALQDRAVTPSLFPAQLPGDPSSQSGPLPHRRQPPNASNLQPLGFRQLHSTESGILGPDAAHFGSGPGHGGLQHRIEQQSVALQGPYIQVHVPPPHTGPPRISHGELTGGMPSGTLQSSAFDSQSGMMARAPMGAEILPNKRPGYMDGREPDLHFPGSLGRGFGLQSEMFKPFSEDHLNPLPLDRDRHIISRGKFEEDLKKFPRPSSLENEPLPRFGCDLSSSSTLNRGPPGFGIDSAPGPHDKRPYGLNNDPMLKVAVGPAPARFLPPYAGGGKFHPTDAGEIIVGRRKDSMGKSDSDRTHPDFLGPVPGYGRYHSDGLPARSPVREYPGMTSHGFRGLTDGGESQRFGDPIGRSFHESRFPILPNNVRRGEFEGPGSLRLAEHFVQDSFSGHSRRAEHLSSHNLHGHLRLGEPVGFGAFPGHRRMELAGPGNFPRPRLGEPGFRSSLLLQGEMEPFDSTRKRKPVSMGWCRICKQDCGSVEGLEMHSQTREHQRKAIDMVSIIKENAKKQKIVPNDRTTLDETSKSKNSGVEGRWNKH from the exons ATGGGATTTGATAACGAGTGCATACTGAACATCCAGTCTCTGGCGGGCGAGTATTTCTGTCCTGTTTGTCGTTTGCTTGTGTACCCAAATGAAGCGCTACAATCCCAATGCACTCACCTTTACTGTAAACCATGTTTAACATATATTGTGAGCACTACCCGGGCTTGCCCCTATGATGGTTATTTGGTGACAGAAGCAGATTCGAAG CCTCTTATAGAATCAAATGAGCCACTTGCTGAAACCATTGGCAAAATAATTGTTCGCTGTCTATATCATAGAAGTGGTTGCACGTGGCAGGGTCCTCTATCCGATTGTACAACTCATTGTTCTGAATGTGCTTTTGGCAACTCACCAGTTGTCTGCAACAGGTGTGCAGTTCAAATTGTGCATCGTCAAGTGCAGGAACATGCACAAAATTGTCCT GGCGTGCAGCAGCCTCAGGGTGGTCAGGAAGTCACGGCCACGAGCACAGCTACGGTTGGTGATCAAACCCAGATTGCTGCACAGGCAGCATCTCAGGTTCAAATCACAACAGCCCAAACAGCAGGACAGAATGTTGCACAGCCAGCAAGTGCAAATTCCCAGGCCCAGGTTGTCGCTCAGGCTGCTGGGCCAACTCCAGAGCAGTGGTATCAACAACAGTATCAACAATACTACCAGAGCTATCATGGATATGATCCATATCAACAACACTATCAGCCGCAGAACCCTTACCAACAGACACCGGTTCCACAGTACCAGCAGCAATTTCAGGGTTATGTGCAGGCTCAGCCTGTTTCTCAACCTCAGTTGCAGCCTCATATCCAGAGTCAAAGccaacctcagttgcaagcACCTCCACACTTTCAGGCACCAGTGGCTACTCAACCACAAAAAGATTTGGCCAGCTCACAGAACCCTACAGTTCAGTCATATCCCCAAGCTCATCCAGTACACTCTCATCCTCAACATCCACCAATTCCTCAGTATCAGCAGTCTCAGTTAAGAATGCAGGATTCTCAGCTCCAATCCCAGAACCAAGCTGTTCCTCAACATCCTGCTAATGCAATAGCTCAGCAAACACAAGTTCAAAATCATCCACAGCCCCAGCCACAACTCCAGCCTCATCCCCAGCCTTTACCAAATCACCCTATACAAGCACAACCACAGCATTCCATCCATGGAGTTACGGGCTATCAATCTTACACACAACATCAAACGTTTCCACAGATGCAGTTGGGAGCCCAACAAAATCAGTTGCACGTGGGGCCTCGTGCACAGTCGCAACATCCTGCTCAAATACCTGGTCAATTTCCTGAACAACAACTTGTCCTTCGTCCTTCCCATTCTCACTCTACCATTCCAGACCATCAACCACCAGTTGTGTTGCCTCCAGGTCAAGTCCCAAACGCTCTTCCTGCTCAACATTCGGGTGTTAATCCTCGTGCCCATCAACCTGGGTTATCTGTGCCTCAGCGACCTGTTATGCAGCCCATTCAACGACCCATCGGCCAGCAGTTTGTGCAGCAGCAACAACCATTTGTCAGACCACCAATGGGCCAAGTTCAGAATCAGATGAATCAGCAAAGTCTTTATGCACAGCAACTACTGCCTTTGCAGCCTCAGTTATGCCTTCAGGGCCCAACTTTCCCGCAACAGGCTCATGTCTATCCACAGATGCAGCAGAATGTTGTCATGCCAACTAATAAACTGCAAAATCTTGTAGGAAAGCCTGTGGTGCCTATTCATGGAGCACAATCACAGCCACATCTACAATCTACAGCTGGCATGCAAGTTGTGCCGATGCAGATTGGCCCAACCCTTCAATCTGCCAATAATCCCGCTGATAATGACCAAGTCCAATTGTCATCCGAACAGCAGGTGAGTTCGAGACCTGCAATATCTGGGAAGCAAGGCGATCTCACTTTTGAAAAAAGTGAAGCAGACCAAGAATCTGAAACTGATAAACCTGCAAATGATGATATTAAGCGCGATGGAAAAGTTGAAGAGAAAAGTAGTCCTGCTGATGCATCTAGTATGGAGAATCCAGAATCTCATGCAACAGAAAATAGAGAACCTGTGATTAAGCATCCGGTAAAGGAAGAGGTTATAAGGGGTACTGAGGACAAGAAAGATGTTTCTAGTGTTGACCATAAAAAATTTGATCATATACTCCCAGGGGACAAAAAGTTGGAAAGTCAACTTCTTGATGAACGGAGTGGGAAGGATAAGAGTGGAGCTGTAAAACAGTTTCAATATCAAAGCGCTGCAGCAGATGAATTTCGAGGGCTTCCTAGTCATGGTGTTCAAGCTGAGGGCCCATTTACTGATCAGGGTAGAAATCAGGCTCCACCTAGCCATTATGGACCTTCTGCGCTTCAAGACAGAGCTGTTACCCCTTCATTGTTCCCAGCACAACTGCCAGGGGACCCTTCCTCCCAATCTGGACCTTTACCTCATCGGAGACAGCCTCCAAATGCCTCCAATCTCCAGCCACTTGGGTTCCGGCAGCTTCATAGTACTGAGAGTGGGATCCTTGGCCCTGATGCAGCACATTTTGGGAGTGGACCAGGTCATGGCGGACTGCAGCATAGAATTGAACAGCAGTCAGTTGCTCTTCAAGGACCTTATATTCAAGTTCATGTGCCTCCTCCCCACACTGGGCCTCCTAGAATATCTCATGGTGAACTCACTGGAGGAATGCCATCTGGAACACTGCAATCTAGTGCATTTGATTCACAAAGCGGGATGATGGCAAGAGCACCTATGGGTGCTGAAATACTTCCAAATAAGAGGCCTGGCTATATGGATGGCAGAGAACCTGATCTACATTTTCCTGGGTCCTTGGGACGGGGTTTTGGGTTACAAAGTGAAATGTTTAAACCTTTCTCGGAAGATCATTTGAATCCCTTACCACTGGACCGTGATCGACACATCATCAGTAGAGGTAAATTTGAGGAAGATCTTAAGAAATTCCCTAGGCCTTCTAGTTTGGAGAATGAACCTCTTCCAAGATTTGGGTGTGATCTGTCTTCATCTTCAACCCTTAATCGAGGCCCTCCTGGCTTTGGCATAGATTCTGCACCAGGTCCTCATGACAAGAGACCCTATGGACTGAACAATGATCCAATGTTAAAAGTAGCCGTTGGTCCTGCCCCAGCAAGATTCTTGCCTCCATACGCTGGTGGTGGTAAATTCCATCCCACTGATGCAGGAGAAATAATTGTTGGTCGTCGCAAAGATAGTATGGGAAAATCAGATTCTGATCGTACTCATCCTGATTTCCTTGGACCCGTTCCAGGTTATGGTCGATACCACAGCGATGGTTTGCCTGCTAGAAGTCCAGTCAGAGAATACCCTGGCATGACGTCACATGGATTTAGAGGATTGACTGATGGCGGGGAATCCCAGCGATTTGGTGATCCAATTGGCCGTTCATTTCATGAAAGTAGGTTTCCCATTTTGCCCAATAATGTGCGGAGGGGTGAGTTTGAGGGTCCGGGTAGTTTGCGCTTGGCCGAACATTTCGTTCAAGATAGCTTTTCTGGCCATTCACGAAGAGCTGAACATTTGAGTTCGCACAACTTGCATGGTCATTTGCGACTGGGAGAGCCAGTTGGTTTTGGTGCCTTTCCTGGTCATAGACGGATGGAATTGGCTGGGCCTGGAAACTTCCCTCGTCCTCGACTTGGTGAGCCTGGATTCAGGAGCAGCCTTTTGCTTCAG GGAGAAATGGAGCCTTTTGATAGTACAAGAAAGAGGAAGCCAGTCAGCATGGGATGGTGTCGTATTTGTAAGCAGGATTGTGGATCTGTGGAAGGTTTAGAAATGCACTCTCAAACCAGGGAGCATCAGAGAAAGGCCATTGATATGGTTTCCATAATCAAAGAAAATgccaaaaaacagaaaat AGTTCCCAATGATCGCACCACTCTTGATGAAACAAGCAAGTCAAAGAATTCTGGTGTTGAGGGTCGCTGGAATAAACATTAG